The Thermococcus sp. EP1 DNA window AACGGTTCTTGAAATAAAAATGGCTTTTCCACAGTGAATGCGTATCCATATTCTTTAATATAAGCTTTCAGCCACTTTTTGCCCTCTTCCTCTCCATAGACAAATGCAAGGCCACTGCTATCTTTTGTGAGTTCCCATAATGTCTCAAAATCTGCCTTGATAACTTCTCCTACTTCAAAACCTCCAACTATGCTTCCTCTCTTGGTTAAGGCTTGATCTTCATTGAGTCCTAGCTTTTCAAGAGTTTTCCTTAGAATGTTCAAGTTGCCTCTTGCAATATAAAGAAAGATGGTATCACCTTCCTTGAAAATAGGCTTTTTCCTAATTTCATGATATTTTAGTCCCCTAAAGATTAGTTCACCGTAAACTTGATGGAGGGCTATAACGTGTTCCATACTTTCACCGAAATCAAAAATCAAGGAAGCTATTATAAAGATTTGTGTTAATTATCAATAACTTTATTCTACAGATCTCTCATTAATCTAAAAAGTGAAGTCTTTATGTATTCTAATTGCTCTTATAATGTCTCCAACAACTCCTGAAGCAGTTTCTTTTATGCCGGCTCCGGAGCCTTTAATAATTAGTTCCCCAAGCAAGTCTGTTTCTATTATTACAATGTTTGAGGTTCCATTTACTGCAAGTGGGCTATCTATGGGAATCCTTGTGGGCTTCACTTCTATTTTTCCATCTTCTATGGATGCTAATAATCTAAATGGCTCTCCTTTTTTCTTGGCCATTCTAACTTCATCCTCTGAGAGGGACTCTATCCCCTCTATCCGAACTTTGTCGAAGTCTATTGGGCGAAAGGCCAGATTATGTAAGATTGCTGCTTTATACGCAGCATCTATTCCTTTTAGATCTCCAGAGGGATCTCTCTCAGCTATTCCTAGTTCTTGTGCTCTTTTAAGAGCTTTCTGAAAGTCCATGCCATTTTCAATAGAGTTTAGTATAAAAGTAGTTGTTCCATTAAGGACTCCGAGGATTTTTATCACTGAATCTGCAGGTATGCCAGTTCTTAAGAGTGTTATTATGGGAGTTCCTGCCATAACCGTTGCTTCAAAGAGATAGGGAATACATTTTTTGTGAGATACACTGATTAAATCATTGTAATAAAAAACTACAGGGGGCTTGTTTGATGTTACAACGATTTTACCTGCTTTTAGGGCTTTTAAATGCCATTTTCCTGCATTTGGGTCATTTGTAACGTCTACTACTATGTCACTCTCTATCTCTTCAACGACTTCATTTGGGCTTAGAGAGTATATCTCATATTCTTGTCCCCAAAATTTAAGTGAGCCAAAGCTTCTCTTAACCTCAAGAGCCTCTTCAAGATTTATCCCCTCAGAGTTCCAGAGTGTGGCGCTAGAATCAGAAATACTAACTACTTTTATCTCAGTTCCATATTTTTCTTTAAAATATCTGTTTTTAGCATAAAGAACCTCTGCTACCCCTTTTCCAACATTTCCAAAACCAATAATGGAAAGGGAAATAGAATTCATCTTGCATTCACTATGGCCTTCAGTAAGTCAATATCTCTAATAAGCCCTATTATCTCCCCCTCTCCACGTATTACAGGGAGTTGCTCTATGTGTTCTTGGGTCATTATATTTGCTACTTCATATACGCTCATATGAGGAGTTGCTAGTTTCAGCTGGGTTGTCATTATTTCTTCCACAGGCTTCTTGGGAAGCTGGAGTTCAGATTTCTCGAATAAAAGTACAGGATGGCTCTCTAAAATCCACTCCTCCTCGCTAGACGCTGCAAGTTCTGCAGTTTTCATGAC harbors:
- a CDS encoding ASCH domain-containing protein, producing the protein MEHVIALHQVYGELIFRGLKYHEIRKKPIFKEGDTIFLYIARGNLNILRKTLEKLGLNEDQALTKRGSIVGGFEVGEVIKADFETLWELTKDSSGLAFVYGEEEGKKWLKAYIKEYGYAFTVEKPFLFQEPLTRGKMKDLYGVHVEGIIHLSTKSRQSWVKALFEDLMAREIRFI
- a CDS encoding homoserine dehydrogenase, whose product is MNSISLSIIGFGNVGKGVAEVLYAKNRYFKEKYGTEIKVVSISDSSATLWNSEGINLEEALEVKRSFGSLKFWGQEYEIYSLSPNEVVEEIESDIVVDVTNDPNAGKWHLKALKAGKIVVTSNKPPVVFYYNDLISVSHKKCIPYLFEATVMAGTPIITLLRTGIPADSVIKILGVLNGTTTFILNSIENGMDFQKALKRAQELGIAERDPSGDLKGIDAAYKAAILHNLAFRPIDFDKVRIEGIESLSEDEVRMAKKKGEPFRLLASIEDGKIEVKPTRIPIDSPLAVNGTSNIVIIETDLLGELIIKGSGAGIKETASGVVGDIIRAIRIHKDFTF